One Curtobacterium sp. MCLR17_032 genomic window carries:
- a CDS encoding sugar transferase, which produces MVTVTERTARPELGWENTYARRLVITDALALIWVAFGVQIAWFGFDSRQVAGSSADLAVGYSAVSILIVVAWLIVLALYDTRDPRYIGTGAGEYRRIVDSAIRLFALVAIVAYAFKLEIARGYIFIAFPLGVLLLLLTRWMWRQWLNAQRRSGRYSATVVLVGSTGSVEHIARELMRHPEEGYRVVGACVPTGPVGGTLGTTGVPILGRISDAVVALRSIGADTVAVTSSDDLGAQAVRELSWELEGGREHLIVAPSLTEINGPRIHTRPVAGLPLIHVEMPRYEGTTLFMKRAFDVAGSALLIIALSPLLIVLALAVRFTSAGPVLYRQERVGLNGQPFDMLKFRSMRVNADDELVALLAAQGKGDTPLFKLENDPRITSIGNVLRKHSLDEFPQLFNVLFGSMSLVGPRPQREGEVALYDAAARRRLLLKPGMSGLWQVGGRSSLGWEDAIRLDLYYVENWSLTGDIVILWRTVRAVLAPGKEAH; this is translated from the coding sequence GTGGTGACGGTGACCGAACGGACCGCTCGACCGGAGCTCGGCTGGGAGAACACCTACGCCCGTCGATTGGTCATCACCGACGCGCTTGCGCTGATCTGGGTGGCGTTCGGCGTGCAGATCGCGTGGTTCGGGTTCGACAGCCGGCAGGTCGCGGGCAGTTCGGCCGACCTGGCCGTCGGGTACTCGGCCGTCTCGATCCTGATCGTCGTCGCCTGGCTGATCGTGCTGGCGCTCTACGACACCCGTGATCCGCGCTACATCGGCACCGGCGCCGGTGAGTACCGACGAATCGTCGACTCGGCAATCCGGTTGTTCGCACTCGTGGCGATCGTCGCGTATGCCTTCAAGCTCGAGATCGCCCGCGGGTACATCTTCATCGCGTTCCCTCTCGGCGTCCTGCTCCTGCTGCTGACGCGTTGGATGTGGCGCCAGTGGCTCAACGCACAGCGCCGGAGCGGCCGCTACTCCGCCACGGTCGTGCTCGTCGGGTCCACCGGATCAGTCGAGCACATCGCCCGCGAACTGATGCGGCACCCAGAAGAGGGCTACCGCGTCGTCGGTGCCTGTGTCCCGACCGGTCCCGTCGGCGGGACGCTCGGCACGACCGGGGTCCCCATCCTCGGACGGATCAGCGACGCTGTCGTCGCACTGCGCAGCATCGGTGCCGACACCGTGGCCGTGACGAGTTCGGACGACCTGGGCGCGCAAGCGGTGCGTGAACTGAGTTGGGAACTTGAGGGCGGGCGCGAGCACCTGATCGTCGCTCCGAGCCTGACCGAGATCAACGGCCCGCGCATCCACACGCGTCCCGTCGCCGGCCTGCCGCTGATCCACGTCGAAATGCCCCGTTACGAAGGCACCACGCTCTTCATGAAGCGTGCGTTCGACGTCGCCGGATCGGCGCTGCTGATCATCGCCCTGTCGCCGCTGTTGATCGTGTTGGCACTCGCCGTGCGGTTCACCAGTGCGGGCCCGGTGCTGTACCGCCAGGAGCGCGTCGGCCTCAACGGCCAGCCGTTCGACATGCTCAAGTTCCGGTCCATGCGCGTCAATGCCGACGACGAGCTCGTCGCGCTCCTCGCAGCGCAGGGCAAGGGAGACACTCCGTTGTTCAAGCTGGAGAACGACCCGCGCATCACCTCGATCGGTAACGTGCTCCGCAAACACTCGCTCGACGAGTTCCCGCAGCTGTTCAACGTGCTGTTCGGCTCGATGAGCCTGGTCGGACCGCGGCCCCAGCGCGAGGGCGAGGTCGCGCTCTACGACGCCGCAGCACGCCGTCGGCTGTTGCTCAAGCCCGGCATGAGCGGCCTGTGGCAGGTCGGCGGACGGTCGTCGCTCGGGTGGGAAGACGCCATCCGGCTGGACCTGTACTACGTGGAGAACTGGTCGCTGACCGGGGACATCGTCATCCTGTGGCGGACGGTGCGAGCGGTGTTGGCGCCGGGGAAAGAGGCCCATTGA
- a CDS encoding glycosyltransferase, with amino-acid sequence MTRPLKSVRWHIVTVSYNSARDLGDHWATVALPDGVRWTVVDNASNDDSVEIARNLGATVIPLERNIGFGAANNVGARSVEAEYIVFANPDVLVDTSTLSSFETTFSTGDDLVLAPQLLNPDGSAQPSGRSFPTLASKLKNRLPDAARRDYQITAREGEQRYVSWFIGAAVVMTMKTYRLLPWDERFFVYYEDSDLGLRAWKSGHRVVLDGSIRWIHAWARETAGFNPRAWKLEIASMAKFYSRYPHLLLPNRIAALFHPERRYVGRLVGDVEVGR; translated from the coding sequence GTGACGCGTCCCTTGAAGTCGGTCAGATGGCACATCGTCACCGTCTCCTACAACAGCGCACGAGACCTCGGCGACCACTGGGCAACCGTCGCCCTCCCGGACGGGGTCCGCTGGACAGTCGTGGACAACGCTTCGAACGACGATTCAGTCGAGATCGCCCGCAACCTCGGTGCGACGGTGATACCGCTGGAGCGGAACATCGGATTCGGTGCGGCGAACAATGTCGGGGCGCGCAGTGTCGAAGCCGAGTACATCGTGTTCGCTAACCCGGATGTCTTGGTGGACACATCGACCCTGTCATCGTTCGAGACGACGTTTTCCACAGGGGATGACCTCGTCCTCGCCCCGCAGCTGCTCAATCCGGACGGATCCGCTCAGCCGTCCGGGCGAAGCTTCCCGACACTCGCTTCAAAGCTCAAGAATCGGCTTCCTGACGCAGCAAGGCGGGACTACCAGATCACGGCTCGCGAAGGTGAACAACGGTACGTCTCGTGGTTCATCGGGGCTGCCGTTGTAATGACCATGAAGACCTACCGGCTGCTTCCGTGGGACGAACGCTTCTTCGTCTACTACGAGGATTCGGACCTCGGGCTCCGGGCATGGAAATCAGGCCATCGGGTGGTTCTCGACGGATCCATTCGATGGATCCATGCGTGGGCCCGCGAGACTGCCGGCTTCAACCCTCGGGCCTGGAAGCTGGAGATCGCGAGCATGGCGAAGTTCTACTCGCGATACCCGCATCTCTTGCTCCCGAACAGGATCGCAGCATTGTTTCACCCCGAGCGTCGTTACGTTGGCCGTCTCGTCGGCGACGTCGAGGTCGGCCGATGA
- a CDS encoding glycosyltransferase — protein MSGYPRPRLTIVSVLFGGADTLRETLPTWRESLTADVEVVFVDHSARALDVDLGLARWARYEWNPENPGFAAGVNRAVHLARSDRVFLLNPDVFLTEEALRAVVEEQSDGLLAVALRTDGQVHVGIEYSWWGFCRDRTNLDRHLVGPSGGAAVFPSDLVLRSHPFPDHLFAWGEDAEWGLGLCASGIITRELKGVVLEHVGGHSVDNPRGQQLKARLLVRNRIATFRRVLGLRTKLSIGAPFFAAIVVNLARKVMQGTARAYIRGVLEGLRLPLPPLDGPKLSWAQWKRFTADGGERG, from the coding sequence ATGAGCGGGTACCCAAGACCGCGGCTCACGATTGTGTCTGTCCTTTTTGGCGGTGCCGACACACTTCGAGAGACGCTTCCCACGTGGCGCGAGTCCCTGACTGCGGACGTCGAGGTCGTGTTCGTCGACCACAGCGCGCGGGCCCTCGATGTCGATCTCGGTCTCGCCCGCTGGGCTCGCTACGAATGGAACCCTGAGAACCCCGGGTTTGCCGCTGGTGTAAACCGCGCTGTTCACTTGGCCAGGTCCGACCGGGTGTTCTTACTCAATCCGGACGTCTTTCTCACCGAGGAAGCGCTCCGCGCGGTGGTCGAGGAGCAAAGCGATGGCTTGCTTGCCGTGGCCCTCCGTACTGACGGTCAGGTCCACGTTGGCATCGAGTACTCGTGGTGGGGCTTCTGCCGAGATCGTACGAATCTCGATCGACATCTGGTCGGTCCGAGCGGTGGGGCAGCAGTCTTCCCGAGCGATCTCGTCCTGCGCAGTCACCCGTTCCCTGACCATCTCTTCGCCTGGGGGGAGGACGCCGAGTGGGGACTAGGACTGTGCGCGAGCGGCATCATCACGCGAGAGCTGAAAGGCGTGGTGCTCGAACACGTAGGTGGTCACTCAGTCGACAACCCGCGCGGTCAGCAGCTCAAAGCAAGGCTGCTCGTCCGGAACCGCATCGCGACGTTTCGGCGGGTCCTCGGGCTTCGTACCAAGCTGTCCATCGGCGCACCCTTCTTCGCCGCGATCGTTGTCAACCTGGCGCGGAAAGTGATGCAGGGGACCGCTCGGGCATACATTCGAGGAGTTCTCGAGGGCCTGCGGCTTCCGTTGCCACCATTGGACGGCCCGAAGCTCAGTTGGGCGCAGTGGAAGCGTTTCACGGCTGATGGCGGTGAGCGAGGATGA
- a CDS encoding lipopolysaccharide biosynthesis protein, translating into MILIGSRGLAAVLQSVSFMLLSRAVDLRTFGVIGVVTAIAGFALLVSDLGVTATLSRARARQDHALVRGALQLNDVVTVVSAVLFGVAAGFAAAPGVALAILAVSLTVERNVETHLSVFYADGSRFVPAVSILGRRLLMLAVFWGSLQASVDGALAFAIAQLAGATFSQVLQRITLAPLSRTASPLGLGTVFRGSWRFWASSVLNQVRILDSAIVGAFASVASAGLYAAAQKLVNPLLLLPASLSQVILPAVARDRSNVRRITKRVCGLFLGTYVVIVPVTFFARGLLDLLFGSPYGDGASILVWAMLGFPMLALSGPLAAILQGLGDEGFVALNGALFAVVALIAMVGGAIMFGPTGVAAGMTIAYTLRTPVLVVRIFRSDLRRSESVQP; encoded by the coding sequence GTGATCCTCATCGGATCACGGGGTCTGGCCGCCGTGCTCCAATCGGTCTCTTTCATGCTGCTGAGCAGGGCCGTGGATCTGCGGACGTTCGGCGTGATCGGTGTCGTCACGGCCATTGCGGGCTTTGCGTTGCTCGTCAGCGACCTCGGAGTGACCGCCACCCTCTCGCGAGCACGGGCCCGTCAAGACCACGCGCTGGTTCGTGGAGCGCTGCAGCTCAACGACGTCGTCACGGTGGTCAGCGCCGTACTGTTCGGCGTTGCAGCTGGTTTCGCGGCTGCACCCGGCGTTGCACTTGCGATCTTGGCGGTCTCGCTGACCGTCGAGCGCAACGTCGAGACGCACCTCAGCGTCTTCTACGCGGACGGTTCGCGCTTCGTTCCCGCGGTGTCGATCCTCGGTCGCCGCTTGCTCATGCTGGCCGTATTCTGGGGTTCGCTCCAAGCATCCGTGGACGGCGCACTCGCATTTGCGATCGCGCAACTTGCCGGGGCGACGTTCAGCCAGGTGCTGCAGCGCATCACGCTTGCCCCATTGTCGCGAACCGCATCTCCGCTCGGCCTGGGCACGGTGTTCAGAGGATCGTGGCGGTTCTGGGCGAGCTCAGTACTCAACCAAGTTCGTATCCTCGACTCCGCCATCGTCGGCGCCTTCGCTTCGGTTGCCAGCGCGGGCCTGTACGCAGCAGCCCAAAAGCTGGTGAACCCGTTGCTCCTGTTGCCCGCATCACTCTCTCAGGTCATCTTGCCTGCGGTGGCTCGGGATCGCAGCAACGTCCGGCGGATCACGAAGCGAGTCTGTGGCCTGTTCCTCGGCACATACGTCGTGATCGTCCCTGTCACGTTCTTCGCACGCGGTCTCCTCGATCTTCTCTTCGGTAGTCCCTACGGAGACGGCGCATCGATCCTCGTCTGGGCAATGCTGGGCTTCCCGATGCTTGCGCTCTCTGGCCCTCTTGCAGCAATCCTCCAAGGGCTTGGCGACGAGGGGTTCGTGGCGCTCAACGGCGCGCTCTTCGCGGTCGTAGCACTCATCGCGATGGTCGGGGGCGCCATCATGTTCGGCCCCACCGGTGTAGCCGCCGGGATGACGATCGCCTACACGCTCCGTACGCCGGTCCTCGTCGTCCGGATCTTCCGGTCCGATCTTCGCCGTTCAGAAAGCGTTCAGCCGTGA
- a CDS encoding CatB-related O-acetyltransferase, translating to MNQFRRDHVEVGNFTYGPLRVIDGAASSRLRIGSFCSIAEDVTFVLNGDHPLDRLSTFPLRAFVLGEQETVQSRGDIVLGDDVWIGHGAVILSGVTLGRGSVIAAGSIVTRDVADYAIVAGSPARVVRSRFGADVLEAVRKVDMSRLNEPFIRRNLEMLEASVDAASVDEILRALGSGMGGTT from the coding sequence GTGAATCAGTTCCGACGCGACCACGTCGAGGTCGGGAACTTCACCTACGGGCCGCTCAGAGTCATCGACGGTGCTGCTTCGAGCAGACTGCGCATTGGCTCCTTCTGCTCCATCGCTGAGGACGTCACGTTCGTGCTCAACGGGGACCACCCTCTCGACCGGCTTTCGACATTTCCGTTGCGCGCCTTCGTCCTCGGGGAGCAGGAGACTGTGCAGTCTCGCGGAGACATCGTCCTCGGAGACGACGTCTGGATTGGACACGGCGCTGTGATTCTCTCTGGCGTGACACTGGGTCGCGGAAGCGTCATCGCAGCAGGATCGATCGTGACACGTGACGTCGCGGACTATGCGATCGTCGCCGGCAGTCCTGCGCGTGTAGTCCGTTCTCGATTCGGAGCGGACGTCCTCGAAGCTGTACGGAAGGTGGACATGAGTCGCCTGAACGAGCCCTTCATCCGTCGGAACCTCGAGATGCTCGAGGCATCTGTCGATGCGGCGTCGGTCGACGAGATCCTTCGTGCTCTCGGTTCAGGGATGGGTGGAACGACATGA
- a CDS encoding glycosyltransferase family 2 protein has product MSVVIPAFQSAHVILDAVTSVLDQAVAGVEVVVIDDGGADDIVGALASLASDERLRLIHQDRAGVSVARNLGVRESRGAFLMFVDADDRLTPGSLGGFLEFAIESRSDVVISDFFLTRGAEGELVKAVNSDLTSFNTSDRAVLQWLTLARVGFQNKPNVGLLGAPWSKIYSRTFLEERFSRENLFLPGLTRGQDVLFNTEVFGEASRIGYWPFATYSYSVSSDSSSHRPAHDFADKIALLEASLLQLISSKGWGHLRPAVAKMVVTLFEESLLRIGSGLSPAKVRDLRSRPPVRAALKSARLRDFSLAGRVKLVAFRVGPRCTALLMRALRRISRR; this is encoded by the coding sequence TTGAGCGTAGTCATCCCAGCGTTCCAATCAGCACATGTCATCCTCGATGCAGTGACGAGCGTGCTCGACCAGGCAGTAGCCGGTGTCGAGGTCGTCGTCATCGATGACGGAGGTGCGGATGACATCGTCGGAGCCTTGGCATCGCTGGCTTCAGATGAGCGCCTCAGGCTCATACATCAGGATCGCGCTGGAGTGTCCGTGGCTCGGAACCTGGGAGTGCGCGAGTCGCGCGGAGCGTTCCTGATGTTCGTCGATGCGGATGACCGCCTCACGCCGGGCTCCCTGGGTGGGTTCCTGGAGTTCGCGATCGAATCGAGGTCGGACGTCGTGATCTCAGACTTCTTCCTCACCCGGGGTGCAGAAGGCGAACTGGTGAAAGCCGTCAACTCCGATCTCACGAGTTTCAATACATCCGATCGCGCGGTCCTGCAGTGGCTGACGCTCGCTCGGGTGGGGTTCCAGAACAAGCCGAACGTCGGGCTCCTGGGTGCGCCGTGGTCGAAGATATACTCGCGGACCTTCCTCGAAGAGCGATTCAGCCGCGAGAACCTCTTCCTCCCTGGGCTAACACGGGGTCAAGACGTGTTGTTCAACACCGAAGTCTTCGGCGAAGCCAGTCGAATCGGTTACTGGCCATTCGCGACGTACTCCTACTCGGTCTCAAGCGACTCGTCGTCGCATCGGCCAGCGCATGACTTCGCGGACAAGATCGCTCTGCTCGAGGCAAGTCTGCTGCAACTCATCTCGTCGAAGGGGTGGGGTCATCTCCGCCCTGCTGTGGCGAAGATGGTCGTCACCTTGTTCGAAGAGTCGCTGCTGCGGATCGGGAGCGGACTCTCACCCGCGAAGGTCCGCGACTTGCGCTCGCGACCGCCTGTCCGAGCGGCTCTGAAGAGCGCGCGTCTTAGAGACTTCAGTCTTGCGGGCAGGGTGAAGCTGGTGGCCTTCCGCGTTGGTCCACGCTGCACCGCATTGCTGATGCGCGCATTGCGCCGGATATCTCGGCGGTGA
- a CDS encoding DUF4012 domain-containing protein has protein sequence MSDQPESGRTAARRGSGARVVLWVVLALVLLLILAVAWIGVRGFLARGHLERAVGDVNTLRSQLTGGDTAAVQGTAKHLQDEAGAARSLTGDPIWGASQYIPFFGTNLRAVRQVSVVVDDVARNAVTPVSGVVGKFSTDSFAPKNGKIDLQPIEDAQPAVAKATSTLQRAERDAQTIDTSATLSPVTTAVGQLRNALQSASAQAGTANRIVQLAPAMLGHDGDRNYLLLFQNNAELRAGGGIPGAVARLQVDDGHIKLAAQASSTDFGKFDQPVLPLDEDTKSLYGSITGEYIQDVTLTPRFDVSAKLAREMWKQKFGEQVDGVLAIDPVTLSYILRATGPVQLPTGDTLTSDNAVKLLLSDAYSKYADPKVQDAFFASAASSVFEKVSSGTFDTKQFIAALTQGADEDRLRLWSADNGEQQLINGTSVSGALPSATKATRQFGVYLNDGTGSKMDYYLDKKVSVGGSVCRKDGRPTSVIQVTLKNTAPADAATSLPEYVTGGGDFGTEPGKIKTLIAVYAPSNAIYLGASQDGKATGLQTTVDGDHPVVQLRTLLAPGQSTTFRVAFLGEAKYAKAGVQVESTPGVRESKVQPLQFDCAKPVPVG, from the coding sequence ATGTCCGACCAGCCCGAGTCTGGACGCACTGCAGCACGTCGCGGGTCTGGGGCCCGCGTTGTCCTGTGGGTCGTCCTCGCCCTCGTCCTCCTGCTGATCCTCGCCGTGGCGTGGATAGGCGTCCGTGGTTTCCTGGCAAGGGGGCACCTCGAACGCGCCGTGGGTGACGTCAACACGCTGCGATCGCAGCTCACCGGCGGCGACACTGCTGCGGTGCAGGGGACTGCCAAGCACCTGCAGGACGAAGCGGGCGCTGCCCGCTCGCTGACCGGTGACCCGATCTGGGGCGCCTCGCAGTACATCCCGTTCTTCGGGACGAACCTGCGAGCCGTGCGACAGGTGTCCGTCGTTGTCGATGACGTTGCCCGGAACGCCGTCACGCCGGTGTCAGGCGTTGTCGGGAAGTTCAGCACCGACAGTTTCGCGCCCAAGAACGGCAAGATCGATCTGCAGCCGATCGAGGACGCCCAGCCAGCGGTCGCGAAGGCTACTTCGACCTTGCAGCGGGCCGAGCGCGATGCGCAGACGATCGACACGAGCGCCACGCTGTCGCCCGTGACCACAGCGGTCGGGCAGCTGCGAAACGCGCTGCAGTCGGCCTCGGCCCAAGCCGGGACCGCCAACCGCATCGTTCAGCTCGCCCCGGCGATGCTCGGTCACGACGGCGACCGGAACTACCTGCTGTTGTTCCAGAACAACGCCGAGCTGCGCGCAGGCGGGGGAATACCTGGCGCCGTCGCGCGCCTGCAGGTCGATGATGGGCACATCAAGCTGGCGGCACAGGCGTCGAGCACGGACTTCGGGAAGTTCGATCAGCCCGTCTTGCCGCTCGACGAGGACACGAAGAGCCTGTACGGATCGATCACCGGCGAGTACATCCAGGACGTCACACTGACCCCGCGGTTCGACGTGTCGGCGAAGCTGGCGCGGGAGATGTGGAAGCAGAAGTTCGGCGAGCAGGTCGACGGGGTCCTCGCCATCGACCCCGTCACGCTGAGCTACATCCTGCGGGCGACCGGGCCGGTGCAGCTGCCGACCGGCGACACGCTGACCTCGGACAACGCCGTCAAGCTTCTGCTCAGCGACGCATACAGCAAGTACGCGGACCCGAAGGTGCAGGACGCGTTCTTCGCTTCTGCAGCGAGTTCGGTGTTCGAGAAGGTGTCGAGCGGCACGTTCGACACCAAGCAGTTCATCGCCGCGCTGACCCAGGGCGCCGACGAGGACCGTCTCCGGCTGTGGAGCGCGGACAACGGCGAGCAGCAGCTCATCAACGGCACATCTGTGTCGGGCGCATTGCCGAGTGCGACCAAGGCCACTCGGCAGTTCGGCGTCTACCTGAACGACGGCACCGGCTCGAAGATGGACTACTACCTCGACAAGAAGGTCTCCGTCGGTGGCTCGGTCTGCCGGAAGGACGGTCGGCCGACGTCCGTGATCCAGGTCACGCTGAAGAACACTGCGCCCGCCGATGCGGCCACGAGCCTGCCCGAGTACGTGACCGGCGGCGGGGACTTCGGGACAGAACCCGGCAAGATCAAGACGCTCATCGCGGTCTACGCGCCGTCCAATGCGATCTACCTCGGTGCGTCCCAGGACGGCAAAGCCACGGGCCTCCAGACCACGGTCGACGGCGACCACCCGGTCGTGCAACTCCGAACGCTTCTCGCTCCCGGGCAGAGCACCACGTTCCGTGTGGCGTTCCTCGGCGAGGCCAAGTACGCGAAGGCCGGCGTACAGGTGGAGTCGACTCCCGGGGTGCGGGAGTCGAAGGTCCAGCCGCTGCAGTTCGACTGCGCGAAGCCGGTCCCGGTCGGCTGA
- a CDS encoding ATP/GTP-binding protein, with amino-acid sequence MASTSTTMEQHIAVFGGSGSGKTVLLSSFYGAAQEPKVRRANRYAVTAEDRAQGRALHRNYLGMRDSSTVPSANRFSATSYRFVIEPSADDLPKGRSKQKAAKPLGIVWHDYPGEWFEEDPSSADEEARRVETFRSLLSADVAVVLVDGQLLAENVGEEERYLKALLTDFHTGLYALRDDVLEDGRRLARFPRIWTLALSKADLLPDLDVEEFRELVIGKAGGELDELRSVLQSFVEDPDALDVGEDFLLLSSAKFTPGAIDVTTRTGVDLLLPMTAMLPFERFAKWASTRQRGAQVAEQLLKFVGPVVGFLGTSKFVKSNLVGAAVSMIGGGLGSKAVSFAAKKVAKVKDQAEAEREFTTRVLARFAEDLERGVDDRVLRRGDDA; translated from the coding sequence ATGGCCTCGACCAGCACCACGATGGAACAGCACATCGCCGTCTTCGGAGGCAGCGGCAGCGGGAAGACCGTCCTGCTCTCGTCGTTCTACGGCGCCGCGCAGGAGCCGAAGGTCCGGCGCGCGAACCGGTATGCGGTCACCGCCGAGGACCGCGCACAGGGGCGGGCCCTGCACCGCAACTACCTGGGGATGCGGGACAGCTCCACCGTCCCGAGCGCGAACCGGTTCAGCGCCACGTCGTACCGGTTCGTCATCGAACCGTCGGCGGACGACCTGCCGAAGGGCCGCTCGAAGCAGAAGGCGGCGAAGCCCCTGGGCATCGTGTGGCACGACTACCCCGGCGAGTGGTTCGAGGAGGACCCGAGCTCCGCAGACGAGGAAGCCCGACGCGTCGAGACCTTCCGGTCCCTGCTCAGCGCAGACGTCGCCGTCGTGCTCGTCGACGGCCAGCTGCTCGCCGAGAACGTCGGCGAAGAGGAGCGGTACCTCAAGGCCCTGCTCACCGACTTCCACACCGGTCTCTACGCCCTGCGGGACGACGTGCTCGAGGACGGCAGACGCCTGGCCCGGTTCCCCCGCATCTGGACCCTCGCACTGTCGAAGGCAGACCTGCTGCCCGACCTGGACGTCGAGGAGTTCCGCGAGCTCGTCATCGGCAAGGCCGGCGGGGAGCTCGACGAGCTGCGGAGCGTGCTGCAGAGCTTCGTCGAGGACCCCGACGCGCTCGACGTCGGCGAGGACTTCCTGCTGCTGTCCTCCGCCAAGTTCACCCCCGGCGCGATCGACGTCACCACCCGCACCGGCGTCGACCTGCTGCTGCCGATGACCGCGATGCTGCCGTTCGAGCGCTTCGCGAAGTGGGCCTCCACCCGGCAGCGCGGTGCCCAGGTCGCCGAGCAGCTGCTGAAGTTCGTCGGACCCGTCGTCGGGTTCCTCGGCACGTCGAAGTTCGTGAAGTCGAACCTGGTCGGCGCTGCCGTCAGCATGATCGGCGGCGGGCTCGGCTCGAAGGCCGTCAGCTTCGCCGCCAAGAAGGTGGCGAAGGTCAAGGACCAGGCCGAAGCCGAGCGGGAGTTCACCACCCGGGTGCTCGCCCGTTTCGCCGAGGACCTGGAGCGCGGGGTCGACGACCGGGTGCTCCGCCGAGGAGACGACGCATGA
- a CDS encoding DUF4333 domain-containing protein, which yields MQIKHVTGAALGALVLATTLAGCSASASVYRTVSPESFESTVVKALQKTSDATPEVDCGDEQIALKDGDQVHCDVNAKGYDVIYDSVVTISAKSTKTYSVHVEVDEQPKS from the coding sequence ATGCAGATCAAGCACGTGACCGGGGCGGCCCTCGGGGCGCTGGTGCTCGCGACGACACTGGCGGGGTGCTCGGCCTCGGCGTCGGTGTACCGCACGGTCAGTCCGGAGAGCTTCGAGTCGACGGTGGTCAAGGCGCTGCAGAAGACCTCCGACGCCACCCCCGAGGTCGACTGCGGTGACGAGCAGATCGCGCTGAAGGACGGCGACCAGGTGCACTGCGACGTCAACGCCAAGGGGTACGACGTCATCTACGACTCAGTCGTGACGATCAGCGCGAAGAGCACCAAGACCTACAGCGTGCACGTCGAGGTCGACGAGCAACCGAAGTCGTGA
- a CDS encoding VanZ family protein — translation MTPDRPEPDVRDVTSAAVRRVVASGRALRRRGGTSAHATGRSRRVAGALAVAYGVGVVLIGFWGTPVDSGAYPLIIRLVAAAQRRGAPSWFGYDMIESLANVAFFVPLGLLVVLLAGARWWWAGAGAGLLVSATIETGQALFLPARFATIDDVVANTMGAVLGAVLGVVLLGAAARRRA, via the coding sequence GTGACCCCCGACCGACCCGAGCCCGACGTGCGCGACGTGACGTCGGCTGCGGTCCGACGGGTGGTCGCCTCCGGACGCGCGCTCCGCCGCCGTGGCGGCACGAGCGCCCACGCGACCGGCCGGAGTCGCCGGGTCGCCGGCGCGCTGGCCGTCGCCTACGGGGTGGGCGTGGTCCTCATCGGCTTCTGGGGCACCCCCGTCGACTCTGGCGCGTACCCCCTGATCATCCGACTGGTCGCCGCTGCCCAACGGCGCGGGGCGCCGAGCTGGTTCGGCTACGACATGATCGAGTCGCTGGCGAACGTGGCGTTCTTCGTGCCGCTGGGGCTGCTCGTGGTCCTGCTCGCCGGGGCCCGCTGGTGGTGGGCCGGCGCGGGCGCGGGCCTGCTCGTCAGCGCCACGATCGAGACCGGACAGGCGCTGTTCCTGCCGGCGCGGTTCGCGACCATCGACGACGTCGTCGCCAACACGATGGGTGCTGTCCTCGGAGCGGTGCTCGGGGTCGTGCTGCTCGGGGCGGCGGCGCGGCGGCGGGCCTGA